The Streptomyces sp. NL15-2K genome contains a region encoding:
- a CDS encoding ATP-binding cassette domain-containing protein produces MTPDAAARDVTARPPSGRAESVACTQLAYSFGETNAVDALDLSVGEGEVFGLLGPNGAGKTTAIRCITTLLPVPPGMIRVFGRDAAEDAMAVRRLLGYVPQQLSADAGLTGRENVALFARVFDVPRRERAERVGQALAAVGLTDAADRLAGTYSGGMIRRLELAQALVSAPRLLILDEPTIGLDPIARTGVWEHINAVRAATGMTVLVTTHYMDEADQYCDRVGLMHRGRIRALGTPAELRQGLGDRRRAAGAAATDSLPTLEDVFRDIAGSGLDDQSGDFRDVRSTRRTAHRVG; encoded by the coding sequence ATGACGCCGGATGCTGCAGCGCGGGACGTGACGGCCCGGCCGCCGTCCGGGCGGGCCGAGTCCGTCGCCTGCACCCAGCTCGCCTACTCCTTCGGCGAGACGAACGCGGTCGACGCGCTCGACCTGTCGGTGGGGGAGGGTGAGGTCTTCGGGCTGCTCGGCCCCAACGGCGCCGGCAAGACCACGGCCATCCGCTGCATCACCACCCTCCTGCCGGTCCCGCCCGGCATGATCCGTGTCTTCGGCCGCGACGCCGCCGAGGACGCCATGGCCGTACGACGCCTGCTGGGGTACGTGCCACAGCAGCTGTCCGCCGACGCCGGCCTCACCGGCCGGGAGAACGTCGCCCTGTTCGCCCGGGTCTTCGACGTGCCCCGCCGGGAACGCGCCGAGCGCGTCGGCCAGGCCCTGGCGGCGGTCGGCCTCACCGACGCCGCCGACCGGCTCGCCGGCACCTACTCCGGCGGCATGATCCGCCGCCTGGAACTCGCCCAGGCCCTGGTCAGCGCGCCCCGCCTGCTGATCCTCGACGAACCGACCATCGGTCTCGACCCGATCGCCCGGACCGGCGTGTGGGAGCACATCAACGCCGTCCGCGCGGCCACCGGCATGACCGTGCTGGTCACCACCCACTACATGGACGAGGCCGACCAGTACTGCGACCGGGTCGGCCTCATGCACCGGGGCCGTATCCGGGCCCTCGGCACCCCGGCCGAGCTCAGGCAGGGGCTCGGCGATCGCCGGCGCGCCGCGGGCGCGGCGGCCACGGACTCGCTGCCGACGCTCGAGGACGTCTTCCGCGACATCGCCGGCAGCGGCCTCGACGACCAGTCAGGAGATTTCCGCGATGTCCGAAGCACCCGCCGCACCGCCCACCGCGTCGGCTGA